One genomic region from Saprospiraceae bacterium encodes:
- a CDS encoding PorV/PorQ family protein → MRRNCFYFIAGLTIVMCQQINAGNPDRQGEAGAYELTINPWARAAGLHGMTTSMVWGVESLWLNPAGLARINKTELLMGHTQYLRGSGISINALGFAQKMGTSGAFGFTLVAMDLGDINVTTTQLPEGTGATYSPTFLNLGLSYAYTFENKVSVGILVRGISESTSDLSAFGFAFDAGVQYVNGPEDNFKFGISLRNVGSPMRFNGEGLSFQGNSPEGDVPYNLTFDQRSAGFELPSLLNIGTSYDLNFDKRNRLSIVANFTANSFSSDEIGGGLEYGFNKVFYLRGGYKHQLSQGGADEKNVYTGLSAGFGIEAPFKKDSKQRLGIDYGYRASNPWSGSHSLSLKLAL, encoded by the coding sequence ATGAGAAGAAATTGTTTTTACTTCATAGCCGGTCTGACCATAGTCATGTGTCAGCAAATAAATGCAGGTAACCCAGATCGCCAGGGTGAGGCTGGTGCCTATGAATTGACAATCAATCCATGGGCTCGTGCTGCTGGCTTGCATGGCATGACGACCTCGATGGTATGGGGTGTAGAATCGCTTTGGCTCAATCCTGCAGGACTAGCCAGAATTAACAAAACCGAGCTTTTAATGGGCCATACCCAATATCTTAGAGGATCTGGTATATCAATTAATGCCCTGGGATTTGCACAGAAGATGGGTACGAGTGGCGCTTTTGGATTTACGCTGGTTGCCATGGATCTAGGGGATATTAATGTCACTACGACACAATTGCCTGAAGGGACCGGAGCTACCTATTCTCCTACCTTTCTCAACCTGGGACTTAGTTATGCTTACACTTTTGAAAACAAGGTTTCTGTAGGTATCCTGGTGCGCGGCATATCTGAGTCGACCTCAGATTTAAGCGCATTTGGATTTGCTTTTGACGCGGGGGTCCAATATGTGAATGGTCCTGAAGACAATTTTAAATTTGGAATCTCCCTTCGCAATGTAGGTTCGCCGATGCGATTTAATGGCGAAGGCCTATCATTTCAAGGCAACAGTCCGGAAGGAGATGTACCCTATAATCTGACTTTTGACCAACGGTCTGCCGGATTTGAGTTACCCTCTTTGTTAAATATAGGTACCTCTTATGACCTAAATTTTGACAAAAGAAATCGATTATCGATTGTGGCGAATTTTACCGCAAATTCCTTTTCCAGTGACGAAATAGGTGGAGGCCTTGAATATGGATTCAATAAAGTGTTTTACCTGCGAGGGGGGTATAAACATCAACTTTCACAAGGTGGTGCCGATGAAAAAAATGTCTATACGGGTCTATCCGCTGGGTTTGGCATCGAAGCTCCCTTCAAAAAAGACAGCAAACAGCGATTAGGTATTGACTATGGCTATCGGGCAAGCAATCCCTGGAGTGGTAGTCACAGTCTATCTTTAAAACTCGCTTTATAA